CTTAGAAGCTTTAAAAAATGCTGACGTGCAGAGACAAAAGCATCTTAAGGCGACAATGGAAAAATATAAAGCATGGCTTACAAAAGAGCTTATGGTATTTTTTGAAGGTGCAAGTCCTTTCATTCCAAAAGGAGGTGATAAGCCTGTCTACAACAGCGAACAAGACGCAAGCAATGCGAAAGAGTGGGTAGAGCAAGAAGGCGCAGCCTACCCAGAAAACAAAATATCTCCCGTATTTGGTGCAAGCATTGGTTATATCAAAAGCTTTTCCGGGCAAGTGTTTGTCGGCATAGAAGTCGCGGCATTTAAGCCCATGTACGCCGTGCATTATAAGTTACAAGTTGAGCAAGATAAGCAAAAAGAGGTTGCGCAAACGAATTACGGTCAGGTAGATGTTGATCTTAAGGTGAATATCAATCCATCATTCATTATTGGAAAAGAGTTGAATCCATACACCAGCGTGTATGCAAAAGTTGGCGGCATGTTCACGCTTATGAATTTGAAGTATAACGTGAGAAATGAACATCCACCATTTATGAAAGAAGATCGCTCCGCATTTACAACAGAGAAGCAATTTGAATTTCCAAAAAAAGATGGAGATCCGTTCTGGTTGATGGGCATATCAGGTGGCTTAGGCGCCATGTTTGTGAATGGTAATGTGATATGGTCGCTGGAATATAACTGCTCTTTTGCGCAACAAGCGGAGATTCGTAAATATGGCACGACAGATGATGATCCACATATTCGTGGGTATGCATATTCGCACTTGGATCATCGTTTGATGATTCGCTGCATGATTATGAAGAGACTATAAGCGCAAGGGGGGGTGCGTCATGGCGAACGCGCCGTAGCGTAAGTGTGGGCGGTGTGGCCCCATAATGGATCACCACGTCGCTGCGCTCCTCGTGATGACGACTTCCGGGCGCCGTCATGGCGAGCGTAGCGTGGCCATCCATAATTTCCTCGTGATGACGGTTTTCGCCACGCATGACGGTCTGTGTGCAAGCGTTGAAAACAGAGTCCACTTCCTTCACAATAAAAACGGCAATAAAAAATACAAAAGCCCATGAAACTTGTGTGCTGGAACGTCAATTCCATCAACGCCCGTCTTCCATTAGTGATCGAGCTAATCAAACAACACAATCCCGATATTTTATTTTTGCAAGAAACAAAATGCGAAGATCAAAATTTTCCTTATGAAGCGCTTGAAGATTTGCATTACAACATCGCCAATACAGGGCAAAAAACTTTTAATGGCGTGGCGATTTTATCCAAAAAGCCATTTGAGGGCGTGGGGATAAAATCATTACCCAATTTTGAGGATGAAAATAAGCGATATCTTGAAGTGATGGTTGATGGTGTGAGTTATATCAATATATATGCTCCACAAGGACAGGATCCTGAAAGTTCACAATATCCGTATAAGTTGAGTTTTTATGATGCTTTATATCAACATCTAGAAACATATATAAAGAAGCAAGTTCCTTTTGTGATTGCAGGTGATTTTAATGTCGCGCTCACAGAAGAAGACACCTCATTTCCAGATGAAAATGGTATTTGTTTTACCATCAAAGAGCGGCAAAAATTAAATCAATTGCTGAACTTAGGATTAATTGATGTGCAGCGATACAAAGAGGTAAGTGGGTATACGTATTTTGATTATCGCAATCGT
The genomic region above belongs to Alphaproteobacteria bacterium and contains:
- the xth gene encoding exodeoxyribonuclease III, with the translated sequence MKLVCWNVNSINARLPLVIELIKQHNPDILFLQETKCEDQNFPYEALEDLHYNIANTGQKTFNGVAILSKKPFEGVGIKSLPNFEDENKRYLEVMVDGVSYINIYAPQGQDPESSQYPYKLSFYDALYQHLETYIKKQVPFVIAGDFNVALTEEDTSFPDENGICFTIKERQKLNQLLNLGLIDVQRYKEVSGYTYFDYRNRGFMKKQGWRIDYILVAPGTFKAIEKFEIDVDTRGKEKTSDHAPIVMIAG